One Methylobacterium sp. SyP6R genomic window carries:
- a CDS encoding IS630 family transposase (programmed frameshift), which produces MTSPLSVDLRERVVSAVLAGASCRQAGERFGVSAASVSRWHARHLQNGHVRPKPMGGDQRSQVIEAHAPRILRLCEERGNIVLAELRDALAEQGVTTSTSSLSRFLARHRITRKKGALHAAEQDRPDVAEARQAWFEGQLDLDPDRLVFIDETAASTRMARRYGWAPRGQRCRLPMPCGHYKTTTVTAALRTSGLTATAIFEGATNGQRFVDYVTDTLVPVLRPGDTVILDNLQAHKVAGAREAIAAAGARVVYLPPYSPEFNPIEQAFAKLKTLLRTAAARTVEDLHAAIRQAFAAFTPQECRNYLNAAGYQTDCYVSA; this is translated from the exons ATGACCTCACCCTTGTCCGTCGATCTCCGTGAGCGCGTCGTGTCTGCCGTCCTGGCAGGCGCGTCCTGCCGCCAAGCTGGCGAGCGGTTCGGCGTGAGCGCCGCCAGCGTCAGTCGCTGGCACGCCCGCCATCTCCAGAACGGCCACGTCCGACCCAAGCCGATGGGCGGAGACCAGCGCTCGCAGGTCATCGAGGCTCACGCCCCGCGGATCCTGAGGCTTTGCGAGGAGCGCGGCAACATCGTGCTGGCGGAACTGCGCGACGCCTTGGCCGAGCAGGGCGTCACCACCAGCACCAGCAGCCTGTCGCGCTTCCTGGCCCGCCATCGCATCACCCGCA AAAAGGGGGCTCTGCACGCTGCCGAGCAGGACCGGCCGGACGTAGCGGAGGCGCGCCAGGCGTGGTTCGAGGGTCAACTCGACCTCGATCCGGACCGTCTGGTGTTCATCGACGAGACAGCCGCGTCGACCCGGATGGCACGTCGCTACGGATGGGCCCCGCGCGGCCAGCGCTGTCGCCTGCCGATGCCGTGCGGGCACTACAAGACTACCACCGTCACGGCGGCCTTGCGCACGAGCGGCCTGACGGCAACGGCGATCTTCGAGGGCGCTACCAACGGCCAGCGCTTCGTGGATTACGTCACCGACACCCTGGTCCCGGTGCTCCGGCCAGGCGACACGGTGATCCTCGACAACCTCCAGGCCCACAAGGTGGCGGGCGCGCGCGAGGCCATCGCGGCGGCTGGCGCGCGGGTGGTGTACCTGCCGCCCTACAGCCCGGAGTTCAACCCGATCGAGCAGGCCTTCGCCAAACTCAAAACCTTGCTGCGCACCGCAGCCGCGCGCACGGTCGAAGACCTGCATGCTGCGATCCGCCAAGCTTTCGCAGCTTTCACCCCGCAGGAGTGTCGCAACTACCTCAATGCAGCAGGCTACCAGACGGACTGCTACGTTTCAGCCTGA
- a CDS encoding PQQ-dependent sugar dehydrogenase: MSLSNAFAQGVSLIGGAASRLRRFRDGSYEPAWGSAPTIPTAKPQGRIMTLKMPSARGWSPGQLPVAAPGLKVNAFATGLDHPRWLHVLPNGDVVVAESSGEPRKVMRHLFDHAMTATMKRARAAGVSANRITLLRDTDGDGVAETCEPFLTGLSQPFGMALVEDKFYVGNTDGIVVFPYAEGTTTIAGPGRKLVDFKPGGHWTRSLLVSADGTKLYAGVGSLSNIGDDGMAVEEGRAAVYELDLANGTSRIFASGLRNPVGLAWEPNTDVLWTVVNERDGLGDETPPDYLTSVQDGGFYGWPYSYWGQTVDDRVPQDAAAVARAITPDYALGGHTASLGLCWVPAGTLPGFPDGMAIGQHGSWNRSTLSGYKLVFVPFENGRPCGPARDILSGFLAPDESVSYGRPVGVTLGPDKSLLMADDVGNVVWRVTGA; the protein is encoded by the coding sequence TTGAGCTTGTCGAATGCATTTGCACAAGGCGTTTCGTTGATCGGTGGAGCCGCGTCCAGGCTGCGGCGATTTCGCGATGGCAGCTACGAACCTGCCTGGGGCAGCGCGCCCACCATTCCGACCGCGAAGCCGCAGGGCCGGATCATGACGCTGAAGATGCCCTCAGCACGCGGGTGGTCACCGGGGCAGCTTCCGGTCGCTGCTCCCGGCCTGAAGGTCAATGCCTTCGCCACCGGGCTGGACCATCCACGCTGGCTTCATGTGCTCCCGAACGGGGATGTGGTGGTCGCCGAATCGTCCGGCGAGCCGCGCAAGGTCATGCGACATCTATTCGACCACGCCATGACCGCGACCATGAAGCGGGCCCGCGCCGCGGGGGTGAGTGCAAACCGCATCACGCTGCTGCGCGACACGGATGGTGACGGTGTGGCGGAGACGTGCGAGCCGTTCCTCACGGGCCTCAGCCAGCCGTTCGGCATGGCCCTCGTGGAGGACAAGTTCTACGTCGGCAACACCGACGGCATTGTCGTATTTCCCTACGCCGAGGGCACTACCACGATCGCCGGGCCGGGCCGCAAGCTGGTCGACTTCAAGCCGGGCGGCCATTGGACACGCAGCTTGCTGGTCAGCGCGGACGGGACGAAGCTGTATGCCGGCGTCGGCTCGCTGAGCAACATCGGCGACGATGGCATGGCGGTCGAAGAGGGCCGCGCGGCCGTCTACGAACTCGACCTCGCCAACGGCACAAGCCGCATCTTCGCCTCGGGACTGCGCAATCCCGTCGGCCTCGCCTGGGAACCGAACACGGACGTGTTATGGACGGTGGTCAACGAGCGCGACGGGTTGGGCGATGAGACGCCGCCGGATTATCTCACGTCCGTGCAGGATGGCGGGTTCTATGGCTGGCCGTACTCGTATTGGGGGCAGACGGTCGATGACCGCGTGCCGCAGGACGCCGCCGCTGTCGCCCGCGCGATCACACCGGACTATGCGCTGGGCGGCCATACCGCATCACTGGGACTTTGCTGGGTACCGGCAGGAACGCTGCCCGGCTTCCCGGATGGTATGGCGATCGGGCAGCATGGCTCTTGGAACCGGAGCACATTGAGCGGCTACAAGTTGGTCTTCGTGCCGTTCGAGAACGGACGCCCTTGCGGCCCGGCTCGCGACATCCTGTCCGGCTTTCTGGCCCCGGACGAGAGTGTTTCCTATGGCAGGCCGGTTGGCGTCACGCTCGGTCCCGATAAGTCGCTGCTGATGGCTGACGACGTCGGCAACGTGGTCTGGCGTGTGACCGGGGCCTGA
- a CDS encoding FAD-binding protein produces MSGPAAGALPATFDLETDVICVGAGAGGMSAALTASIEGLAAIIVEKTDRVGGSTAVSGGAVWIPNTDRGTAAGHPDTLERAKLYLDRIVGNWSSDAMKLAYLEAGPRMLDYLERHTELRLAARTYSPDYYPDTEGASLGGRAMDPLAFDGRQLGPHFANLRDPLPEFTVLGGMMVTMTDVYHLLGVTRSLASWKHGMRLVARYAADRLRHHRGTRLVLGNALAARLYKSVLDRRIPVWLDSPARRLLVEEGRVVGLVVASEGREVAIRARRGVVLATGGFPHDPERRDALLPHPTGPWSMAPASNTGDGLRLGEAAGAVVRGENAANVFHAPISILTKPDGTVLRYPHLVWERAKPGLIAVNGAARRFVNESTSYHEFGLAMHESHRSVPSIPAYLICDAAFLRRWGLGLVLPGGRPFRKLVKAGYLVEGRNLDDLACQLGLDGGVLAETVASFNQGAREGRDAAFGKGGDAYNRYLGDPTIKDGNPCLGTVKTAPFYAVRVYPGDIGTAGGIVTDEHARVLNRSGEPIPGLYAAGNDMNSVMGGTYPGPGITLGPALTFGWLAARHLAGA; encoded by the coding sequence GTGAGCGGGCCGGCAGCCGGCGCCCTTCCGGCGACCTTCGACCTCGAGACGGACGTGATCTGCGTCGGCGCCGGCGCCGGCGGCATGAGCGCCGCGCTCACCGCCTCGATCGAGGGGCTTGCGGCGATCATCGTCGAGAAGACCGACCGGGTCGGCGGCTCCACCGCCGTCTCGGGCGGCGCGGTCTGGATCCCGAACACCGACCGCGGCACGGCGGCCGGCCATCCCGACACGCTGGAGCGGGCGAAGCTCTACCTCGACCGCATCGTCGGCAACTGGTCGAGCGACGCGATGAAGCTCGCCTATCTCGAGGCCGGGCCGCGGATGCTCGACTACCTCGAACGGCACACCGAACTGCGGCTCGCGGCGCGGACCTATTCGCCCGACTACTATCCCGACACCGAGGGCGCCTCGCTCGGCGGGCGCGCAATGGATCCGCTCGCCTTCGACGGACGGCAGCTCGGACCGCATTTCGCTAACCTGCGCGACCCGCTCCCCGAATTCACGGTGCTCGGCGGCATGATGGTGACGATGACGGATGTCTACCACCTCCTCGGCGTGACCCGCTCGCTCGCCTCGTGGAAGCACGGGATGAGGCTCGTCGCCCGCTACGCCGCCGACCGGCTGCGCCACCACCGCGGCACCCGCCTCGTCCTCGGCAACGCGCTGGCGGCGCGGCTTTACAAAAGCGTCCTCGACCGCCGGATTCCGGTCTGGCTCGACAGCCCGGCGCGGCGCCTCCTCGTCGAGGAGGGGCGCGTCGTCGGCCTCGTGGTCGCCAGCGAGGGACGCGAGGTCGCGATCCGCGCCCGGCGCGGCGTCGTACTCGCCACCGGCGGCTTCCCGCACGACCCGGAGCGCCGCGACGCCCTTCTGCCCCACCCGACCGGCCCCTGGTCGATGGCGCCGGCCAGCAATACCGGCGACGGATTGCGGCTCGGGGAGGCGGCCGGGGCGGTCGTGCGGGGCGAGAACGCCGCCAACGTCTTCCACGCGCCGATCTCGATCCTCACCAAGCCCGACGGCACGGTTTTGCGCTATCCCCATCTCGTCTGGGAGCGGGCGAAGCCGGGATTGATCGCGGTCAACGGCGCGGCCCGGCGCTTCGTCAACGAGTCGACCTCCTACCACGAGTTCGGCCTCGCGATGCATGAGAGCCACCGGAGCGTGCCGAGCATCCCGGCCTACCTGATCTGCGACGCGGCCTTCCTCCGACGCTGGGGCCTCGGCCTCGTGCTCCCCGGCGGGCGCCCGTTCCGCAAGCTCGTGAAGGCCGGCTACCTCGTCGAGGGCCGTAACCTCGACGACCTCGCGTGCCAGCTCGGCCTCGACGGCGGCGTCCTCGCCGAGACCGTCGCGTCGTTCAACCAGGGCGCGCGGGAGGGACGCGACGCGGCGTTCGGCAAGGGCGGCGACGCCTACAACCGCTACCTCGGCGACCCGACGATCAAGGACGGCAATCCCTGCCTCGGCACGGTCAAGACGGCGCCGTTCTACGCCGTGCGGGTCTATCCTGGCGACATCGGCACCGCCGGCGGGATAGTGACCGACGAGCATGCCCGCGTGCTCAACCGCAGCGGCGAACCAATCCCCGGCCTCTACGCCGCCGGCAACGACATGAACTCGGTCATGGGCGGGACATACCCGGGACCCGGCATCACGCTGGGACCTGCTCTCACCTTCGGTTGGCTCGCTGCCCGCCACTTGGCTGGGGCGTGA
- a CDS encoding SDR family NAD(P)-dependent oxidoreductase produces the protein MTEPFVALVTGAGSGIGRATTLRFVRAGARVLALDLNEAGLADTRRLAGDSKAVALLVKDVTADDAPAAAISEALRAFGRLDWLVNNAGIGNAKAADQTSDAEWDRYIDINLRALFRFSREALPHLAPGRGVIVNLASVFGLFGHPRVAPYAATKAAVVGLTHQMAADYGPKGIRVNAVAPGVIETALTRERIDTDARFQALNIDPIPFPRLGRPEDVANAIHFLCSEEAAYINGHVLAIDGGWSVTNYSRRGDAL, from the coding sequence ATGACCGAACCTTTCGTCGCCCTCGTCACCGGTGCCGGCTCGGGGATCGGCCGCGCCACGACCCTGCGCTTCGTGCGCGCCGGGGCCCGCGTCCTCGCCCTCGACCTCAACGAGGCCGGTCTCGCCGATACCCGGCGTCTCGCCGGCGATTCCAAGGCTGTCGCGCTCCTCGTCAAGGACGTCACAGCCGACGACGCACCGGCCGCCGCCATCTCCGAGGCGCTGCGGGCCTTCGGGCGCCTCGACTGGCTGGTGAACAATGCCGGCATCGGCAACGCCAAGGCGGCAGACCAGACCAGCGACGCGGAATGGGACCGCTATATCGACATCAACCTGCGCGCGCTGTTCCGCTTCTCGCGCGAGGCCCTGCCGCACCTGGCACCGGGCCGGGGAGTGATCGTCAACCTCGCCTCCGTGTTCGGGCTGTTCGGCCACCCGCGGGTCGCCCCCTACGCGGCCACCAAGGCGGCGGTGGTCGGGCTGACCCACCAGATGGCGGCCGATTACGGACCGAAGGGGATCCGGGTGAACGCGGTCGCCCCCGGGGTGATCGAGACGGCGCTCACCCGCGAGCGCATCGACACGGATGCGCGCTTCCAGGCGCTCAATATCGACCCGATCCCCTTCCCGCGCCTCGGCCGGCCGGAGGACGTCGCGAACGCGATCCACTTCCTGTGCTCGGAGGAAGCCGCCTACATCAACGGCCACGTGCTGGCGATCGACGGCGGCTGGAGCGTTACCAACTACTCGCGCCGGGGCGACGCGCTGTGA
- a CDS encoding SDR family NAD(P)-dependent oxidoreductase: MIDKPYVLVTGAGSGIGRAIAERLAEDGFHVVVADLEAARAETVAGALRAQDRSAEARLLDVTDEAAVTALIADLPPLRALVNNAGLFRDKPIAATTADDFRRAYEVNTIAPFLLAKAALTRMEPGARIVTIASRAYLGALNQVDYVASKGAVVSLTRALAMEVIRRGILVNAVAPGLIDTPLLQQMTPERIAAQLALQPTGRAGRPEDVANAVSFLVSPRTDFITGQVLFVDGGKSLGGTAV, translated from the coding sequence ATGATCGACAAACCCTATGTCCTCGTCACCGGGGCCGGCAGCGGCATCGGGCGCGCCATCGCGGAGCGCCTGGCCGAGGACGGCTTCCACGTCGTGGTGGCCGACCTCGAAGCCGCCCGCGCCGAGACGGTGGCGGGCGCGCTGCGGGCGCAGGACCGCTCGGCCGAGGCGCGGCTCCTCGACGTGACCGACGAGGCGGCGGTGACGGCGCTAATCGCCGACCTTCCGCCGCTGCGGGCCCTCGTCAACAATGCCGGCCTCTTCCGCGACAAGCCGATCGCGGCCACGACCGCCGATGATTTCCGACGCGCCTACGAGGTCAACACGATCGCGCCGTTCCTGCTCGCGAAGGCCGCGCTCACCCGGATGGAGCCCGGCGCCCGGATCGTCACCATCGCCTCACGGGCCTATCTCGGGGCGCTGAACCAGGTCGACTACGTCGCCTCGAAGGGAGCCGTGGTCAGCCTCACGCGGGCACTCGCCATGGAGGTGATCCGGCGCGGCATCCTGGTCAACGCGGTGGCGCCCGGCCTCATCGACACGCCGCTCTTGCAGCAGATGACGCCGGAGCGGATCGCCGCCCAGCTCGCCCTGCAGCCGACCGGCCGGGCCGGCCGGCCCGAGGATGTCGCCAACGCCGTGTCCTTCCTGGTCTCGCCCCGCACCGACTTCATCACCGGCCAAGTCCTGTTCGTCGACGGCGGCAAGTCGCTCGGCGGCACCGCCGTCTGA
- a CDS encoding ABC transporter ATP-binding protein has product MADLLELDAVSAGYGRIEALSGVSLRVPEGGVVALLGANGAGKTTTLNVISGIVAPTRGEVRLNGRSLRGLGSDAIVAAGISQVPEGREIFRDMSVHENLVIGAHGRHDKAGIARDIEVMTGYFPILAKRFRQMAGTMSGGEQQMLLIARALMARPKLLLLDEPSLGLSPLLVQQIFDIIVRLHRDEKLTLLIVEQNAAVALAVSDYAYILENGEVAAEGPSAALAADDSLRAAYLGA; this is encoded by the coding sequence ATGGCTGACCTCCTCGAGCTCGACGCCGTCTCCGCCGGCTACGGCCGCATCGAGGCCCTGTCGGGGGTGAGCCTGCGGGTGCCGGAGGGCGGGGTCGTCGCGCTGCTCGGTGCCAACGGGGCCGGCAAGACCACGACGCTCAACGTCATCTCCGGCATCGTCGCGCCGACGCGCGGCGAGGTCCGCCTCAATGGCCGCTCCTTGCGCGGCCTCGGCTCGGACGCGATCGTCGCCGCCGGGATCTCGCAGGTGCCTGAGGGGCGCGAGATCTTCCGCGACATGAGCGTCCATGAGAATCTCGTCATCGGCGCGCATGGCCGGCACGACAAGGCCGGCATCGCCCGCGACATCGAGGTGATGACCGGGTACTTCCCGATCCTCGCCAAGCGCTTCAGACAGATGGCCGGCACCATGTCGGGCGGCGAGCAGCAGATGCTGCTGATCGCCCGCGCCCTGATGGCCCGCCCGAAGCTCCTCCTCCTCGACGAGCCATCGCTCGGCCTGTCGCCGCTCCTGGTGCAGCAGATCTTCGACATCATCGTGCGGCTGCACCGCGACGAGAAACTCACCCTGCTCATCGTCGAGCAGAACGCCGCCGTGGCGCTCGCCGTCTCGGACTACGCCTACATCCTTGAGAACGGCGAGGTGGCGGCGGAAGGCCCCTCCGCCGCGCTCGCCGCCGACGACAGCCTGCGCGCCGCGTATCTCGGCGCGTGA